A single window of Nicotiana tomentosiformis chromosome 1, ASM39032v3, whole genome shotgun sequence DNA harbors:
- the LOC104090420 gene encoding uncharacterized protein isoform X1 yields the protein MPKELPGFYYDAEKNRYFPIKGPIPGSSKKRKSPPPILSNKEKDKGKFMKSRSNRLLHVRELCGKVIVSGKGKLNFQMEFLKKQASCPLISKYDGTQRVVDSALENLTVDINVPEGLSETDILLTGGMNGSLCIFEVGKVEKELNQGVKCLPDRVWPLKVGYREGYCDSPGQVRRPPGAFVHMPSNISCIKTSQKHPAFVRETSLKHVLITTLGAESSGGTVYILNLSEPLDFSSSIPTFRRRISEITSFEHTVWTADCSQDQKRAVVGTNRGAAMLDIETGVKSWVCRSKSDIFSIQFDNSENVVLCGLRNGTVLAIDIRQKPGDFSGRLPQNRIPCHPDGHSSRVKSSARDSFQIKRKMYDTISMPSSVCCLASLKLYDQCFLASSMDGSIKLYDHRLMRGAIQSYEGNQNSHSRIQLGVDPSETIVMSGGEDYHLRLWSIKSGELLFEDKFMDTIPSVVCWTKTEGLLGVGKHIQGAWLGSEEGLFFMDWP from the exons GAGAAAGACAAAGGGAAATTCATGAAATCGAGGAGCAATAGGTTACTCCATGTCAGGGAGTTGTGCGGTAAAGTCATTGTATCCGGAAAAGGGAAATTAAATTTTCAAATGGAATTCCTGAAGAAACAAGCATCATGCCCTCTG ATTTCGAAGTATGATGGGACTCAAAGAGTAGTTGACAGTGCTTTGGAGAACTTGACTGTTGATATAAACGTGCCAGAGGGCCTGTCTGAAACTGATATTCTGTTGACAGGTGGCATGAATGGTTCATTGTG TATATTTGAAGTTGGAAAGGTTGAAAAAGAATTAAATCAAGGGGTAAAATGCTTGCCAGATCGTGTTTGGCCTCTCAAAGTCGGATACCGAGAAGGGTACTGTGACTCACCAGGCCAAGTCCGGAGACCCCCAGGAGCTTTTGTACATATGCCATCGAATATATCTTGTATAAAGACGTCTCAAAAGCATCCTGCATTCGTCCGTGAAACTTCTTTAAAGCATGTTCT TATAACTACTCTGGGAGCTGAATCATCTGGTGGAACAGTCTACATTCTGAACCTTAGTGAACCACTAGATTTTAGTTCAAGCATACCAACTTTTAGAAGAAGAATTTCTGAGATTACTTCATTTGAGCATACAGTTTGGACAGCAGATTGTAGTCAGGATCAGAAACGAGCAGTAGTAG GAACCAATAGAGGAGCTGCAATGTTGGACATAGAAACAGGAGTGAAATCCTGGGTTTGTCGGTCTAAAAGCGACATTTTCTCCATACAATTTGATAATTCG gAAAATGTTGTTTTATGTGGGCTAAGAAATGGAACAGTTTTGGCCATCGACATCCGTCAAAAACCAGGAGATTTTTCTGGTAGACTTCCTCAAAATAGAATTCCGTGCCATCCTGATGGGCATTCTAGTAGGGTTAAAAGCTCTGCTAGAGATTCCTTCCAG ATCAAAAGGAAGATGTACGACACAATATCTATGCCTTCATCTGTCTGTTG TTTGGCATCTTTGAAACTTTATGATCAATGTTTCCTGGCAAGCTCTATGGATGGATCG ATAAAGCTTTATGATCATCGTCTAATGAGGGGAGCAATTCAATCTTATGAGGGAAATCAAAATTCTCATAGTCGAATACAGCTTGGAGTTGACCCATCAGAGACAATTGTCATGTCAG GTGGAGAGGACTATCATTTGCGGCTATGGAGTATCAAATCTGGTGAATTGCTATTCGAAGATAAATTCATGGATACGATCCCCTCGGTCGTATGCTGGACAAAAACTGAAG GCCTACTGGGAGTGGGGAAACATATTCAAGGTGCATGGCTTGGATCTGAAGAAGGGTTGTTTTTCATGGACTGGCCTTGA
- the LOC104090420 gene encoding uncharacterized protein isoform X2 produces the protein MPKELPGFYYDAEKNRYFPIKGPIPGSSKKRKSPPPILSNKISKYDGTQRVVDSALENLTVDINVPEGLSETDILLTGGMNGSLCIFEVGKVEKELNQGVKCLPDRVWPLKVGYREGYCDSPGQVRRPPGAFVHMPSNISCIKTSQKHPAFVRETSLKHVLITTLGAESSGGTVYILNLSEPLDFSSSIPTFRRRISEITSFEHTVWTADCSQDQKRAVVGTNRGAAMLDIETGVKSWVCRSKSDIFSIQFDNSENVVLCGLRNGTVLAIDIRQKPGDFSGRLPQNRIPCHPDGHSSRVKSSARDSFQIKRKMYDTISMPSSVCCLASLKLYDQCFLASSMDGSIKLYDHRLMRGAIQSYEGNQNSHSRIQLGVDPSETIVMSGGEDYHLRLWSIKSGELLFEDKFMDTIPSVVCWTKTEGLLGVGKHIQGAWLGSEEGLFFMDWP, from the exons ATTTCGAAGTATGATGGGACTCAAAGAGTAGTTGACAGTGCTTTGGAGAACTTGACTGTTGATATAAACGTGCCAGAGGGCCTGTCTGAAACTGATATTCTGTTGACAGGTGGCATGAATGGTTCATTGTG TATATTTGAAGTTGGAAAGGTTGAAAAAGAATTAAATCAAGGGGTAAAATGCTTGCCAGATCGTGTTTGGCCTCTCAAAGTCGGATACCGAGAAGGGTACTGTGACTCACCAGGCCAAGTCCGGAGACCCCCAGGAGCTTTTGTACATATGCCATCGAATATATCTTGTATAAAGACGTCTCAAAAGCATCCTGCATTCGTCCGTGAAACTTCTTTAAAGCATGTTCT TATAACTACTCTGGGAGCTGAATCATCTGGTGGAACAGTCTACATTCTGAACCTTAGTGAACCACTAGATTTTAGTTCAAGCATACCAACTTTTAGAAGAAGAATTTCTGAGATTACTTCATTTGAGCATACAGTTTGGACAGCAGATTGTAGTCAGGATCAGAAACGAGCAGTAGTAG GAACCAATAGAGGAGCTGCAATGTTGGACATAGAAACAGGAGTGAAATCCTGGGTTTGTCGGTCTAAAAGCGACATTTTCTCCATACAATTTGATAATTCG gAAAATGTTGTTTTATGTGGGCTAAGAAATGGAACAGTTTTGGCCATCGACATCCGTCAAAAACCAGGAGATTTTTCTGGTAGACTTCCTCAAAATAGAATTCCGTGCCATCCTGATGGGCATTCTAGTAGGGTTAAAAGCTCTGCTAGAGATTCCTTCCAG ATCAAAAGGAAGATGTACGACACAATATCTATGCCTTCATCTGTCTGTTG TTTGGCATCTTTGAAACTTTATGATCAATGTTTCCTGGCAAGCTCTATGGATGGATCG ATAAAGCTTTATGATCATCGTCTAATGAGGGGAGCAATTCAATCTTATGAGGGAAATCAAAATTCTCATAGTCGAATACAGCTTGGAGTTGACCCATCAGAGACAATTGTCATGTCAG GTGGAGAGGACTATCATTTGCGGCTATGGAGTATCAAATCTGGTGAATTGCTATTCGAAGATAAATTCATGGATACGATCCCCTCGGTCGTATGCTGGACAAAAACTGAAG GCCTACTGGGAGTGGGGAAACATATTCAAGGTGCATGGCTTGGATCTGAAGAAGGGTTGTTTTTCATGGACTGGCCTTGA
- the LOC104090420 gene encoding uncharacterized protein isoform X3, with amino-acid sequence MPKELPGFYYDAEKNRYFPIKGPIPGSSKKRKSPPPILSNKEKDKGKFMKSRSNRLLHVRELCGKVIVSGKGKLNFQMEFLKKQASCPLISKYDGTQRVVDSALENLTVDINVPEGLSETDILLTGGMNGSLCIFEVGKVEKELNQGVKCLPDRVWPLKVGYREGYCDSPGQVRRPPGAFVHMPSNISCIKTSQKHPAFVRETSLKHVLITTLGAESSGGTVYILNLSEPLDFSSSIPTFRRRISEITSFEHTVWTADCSQDQKRAVVGTNRGAAMLDIETGVKSWVCRSKSDIFSIQFDNSENVVLCGLRNGTVLAIDIRQKPGDFSGRLPQNRIPCHPDGHSSRVKSSARDSFQIKRKMYDTISMPSSVCCLASLKLYDQCFLASSMDGSIKLYDHPLMRGAIQSYEGNQNSHSSPLQILSFVAFPAKNILVQELRFLVKN; translated from the exons GAGAAAGACAAAGGGAAATTCATGAAATCGAGGAGCAATAGGTTACTCCATGTCAGGGAGTTGTGCGGTAAAGTCATTGTATCCGGAAAAGGGAAATTAAATTTTCAAATGGAATTCCTGAAGAAACAAGCATCATGCCCTCTG ATTTCGAAGTATGATGGGACTCAAAGAGTAGTTGACAGTGCTTTGGAGAACTTGACTGTTGATATAAACGTGCCAGAGGGCCTGTCTGAAACTGATATTCTGTTGACAGGTGGCATGAATGGTTCATTGTG TATATTTGAAGTTGGAAAGGTTGAAAAAGAATTAAATCAAGGGGTAAAATGCTTGCCAGATCGTGTTTGGCCTCTCAAAGTCGGATACCGAGAAGGGTACTGTGACTCACCAGGCCAAGTCCGGAGACCCCCAGGAGCTTTTGTACATATGCCATCGAATATATCTTGTATAAAGACGTCTCAAAAGCATCCTGCATTCGTCCGTGAAACTTCTTTAAAGCATGTTCT TATAACTACTCTGGGAGCTGAATCATCTGGTGGAACAGTCTACATTCTGAACCTTAGTGAACCACTAGATTTTAGTTCAAGCATACCAACTTTTAGAAGAAGAATTTCTGAGATTACTTCATTTGAGCATACAGTTTGGACAGCAGATTGTAGTCAGGATCAGAAACGAGCAGTAGTAG GAACCAATAGAGGAGCTGCAATGTTGGACATAGAAACAGGAGTGAAATCCTGGGTTTGTCGGTCTAAAAGCGACATTTTCTCCATACAATTTGATAATTCG gAAAATGTTGTTTTATGTGGGCTAAGAAATGGAACAGTTTTGGCCATCGACATCCGTCAAAAACCAGGAGATTTTTCTGGTAGACTTCCTCAAAATAGAATTCCGTGCCATCCTGATGGGCATTCTAGTAGGGTTAAAAGCTCTGCTAGAGATTCCTTCCAG ATCAAAAGGAAGATGTACGACACAATATCTATGCCTTCATCTGTCTGTTG TTTGGCATCTTTGAAACTTTATGATCAATGTTTCCTGGCAAGCTCTATGGATGGATCG ATAAAGCTTTATGATCATCCTCTAATGAGGGGAGCAATTCAATCTTATGAGGGAAATCAAAATTCTCATAGTTCTCCTTTACAAATTCTCTCCTTTGTTGCATTTCCTGCTAAAAACATACTTGTGCAAGAACTTAGATTTCTTGTCAAAAACTGA